In Sulfurisphaera javensis, a single genomic region encodes these proteins:
- a CDS encoding 30S ribosomal protein S26e, whose product MPKKRENRGRRKGDKGHVGYIYCDQCGARVPEDKAICVTKMYSPVDPALASELEKKGAIIMRYPVTKCYCINCAVFLGIVKIRPEDERKQKAKLY is encoded by the coding sequence TTGCCAAAGAAAAGAGAAAACAGAGGAAGAAGAAAAGGAGATAAAGGTCATGTAGGTTACATTTATTGTGATCAATGCGGTGCGAGAGTACCTGAAGATAAGGCGATATGTGTAACTAAAATGTATAGTCCCGTTGATCCAGCTTTAGCTTCAGAGTTAGAAAAGAAAGGTGCAATAATTATGAGATATCCAGTTACTAAGTGTTATTGTATAAATTGTGCCGTATTCTTAGGTATAGTTAAGATCAGGCCAGAAGATGAAAGAAAACAAAAAGCAAAATTGTATTAG
- a CDS encoding PINc/VapC family ATPase, with the protein MPPKDLLIDKSALIHGVSKYLERKIIYGNILIHKQLLSEIEKDARDGLVTAEIALDEIKKLRDISETLLVSFEIVGELSSKQEINDELREYCLKRGCTIVTADEIQKQIAENLGIDVFYLSPLENQLEIEKYFDENTMSVHLKEGTTPKAKKGKPGYWQFIELSPEVSSSFEIKKIVSEILASVKYVKDSFIEIERKGSTIVQLGNYRVVITHPPLSDGWEVTITRPVTRKKLEDYNLPDKLMSRLKEHAEGILIAGSPGMGKTTFAQALAEFYNRMGKVVKTIESPRDMHLPPEITQYSKNYAEVGELHDILLLSRPDYTVYDEMRNDEDFKLYIDLRLAGIGMIGVVHATSPIDAIHRFINRVDIGTIPNILDTVIFIHAGNVAKVYSLDMTVKVPTGLREADLARPVVEVKDLLEDKVEYEIYVFGEQTMLVPVSKITGAKQNSMQSRLERVILNIIPNASVTYENGEYVITIPKEEIGKFNKKLVSKLKKYEKKHNIRIRVKFDTS; encoded by the coding sequence TTGCCTCCGAAAGATCTTTTGATAGATAAATCAGCCCTAATACATGGTGTATCTAAGTATTTAGAACGTAAGATTATATACGGAAATATTTTAATTCATAAACAGTTATTGAGTGAAATTGAAAAGGATGCAAGAGATGGTTTAGTTACAGCCGAAATAGCATTAGATGAGATTAAGAAGTTAAGAGACATTTCTGAAACCTTGCTGGTTAGTTTTGAGATCGTAGGAGAGCTAAGCAGTAAACAAGAAATAAATGATGAGTTGAGAGAATATTGTCTAAAAAGAGGATGCACGATAGTTACGGCTGATGAGATTCAGAAACAAATAGCAGAAAACTTAGGAATAGACGTATTTTATTTAAGTCCTTTAGAAAACCAACTTGAAATCGAAAAATACTTTGATGAAAACACGATGAGCGTGCATCTAAAAGAAGGAACAACTCCAAAAGCAAAGAAAGGTAAACCTGGTTATTGGCAATTTATTGAATTATCTCCAGAAGTGTCTTCAAGTTTTGAAATTAAAAAGATCGTTAGCGAGATATTAGCCTCGGTAAAATATGTAAAGGATTCATTTATAGAGATAGAAAGAAAAGGTTCTACTATTGTTCAACTAGGCAATTATAGAGTGGTAATAACTCATCCACCCTTAAGTGATGGTTGGGAAGTCACTATAACTAGGCCAGTTACTAGAAAGAAATTAGAAGATTACAATTTGCCAGATAAACTTATGAGCAGATTAAAGGAGCATGCTGAAGGGATATTAATTGCTGGTTCTCCAGGAATGGGGAAAACCACATTTGCTCAAGCTTTAGCAGAATTTTATAATAGGATGGGTAAGGTAGTGAAAACAATTGAGTCTCCTAGAGATATGCATTTACCTCCGGAAATAACACAATATTCAAAGAATTATGCTGAAGTGGGAGAACTTCATGATATATTGTTACTTAGTAGGCCAGATTATACAGTTTATGACGAAATGAGAAATGATGAAGACTTCAAATTGTATATTGATTTGCGTCTAGCTGGAATCGGAATGATTGGAGTTGTTCATGCTACTTCTCCTATAGATGCGATTCATAGGTTTATCAATAGAGTAGATATTGGTACAATTCCAAACATTTTAGATACTGTTATTTTTATTCATGCTGGCAACGTTGCGAAGGTTTATAGTCTAGATATGACCGTTAAAGTTCCTACTGGTTTAAGGGAAGCTGATTTAGCGAGGCCGGTTGTTGAAGTAAAAGATCTATTAGAAGATAAAGTTGAGTATGAAATCTATGTATTTGGAGAGCAAACAATGTTAGTCCCAGTAAGTAAAATAACCGGTGCAAAACAAAACTCGATGCAAAGCAGATTAGAAAGAGTTATATTAAATATTATACCTAATGCTTCTGTAACTTATGAGAACGGGGAATATGTAATAACTATACCTAAAGAAGAAATAGGGAAATTTAATAAGAAATTAGTTAGCAAATTAAAGAAATATGAAAAGAAGCACAATATAAGGATAAGAGTTAAGTTTGATACTTCATAA
- the pdxS gene encoding pyridoxal 5'-phosphate synthase lyase subunit PdxS, which produces MRLYEISFYEVEQFFYKLAELRDIIKDQGLLTFLPEKQSYDIIQGSAMVKHAFPIFQKGGVVMDVTNVTQAEIAEDAGATAVMVLDKLPYDVRKSGGVARMADPKIIEEVMNSITIPVMAKVRIGHYYEAKVLEALGVDMIDESEVLTPADEEHHINKWEFKVPFVNGARNLGEALRRITEGASMIRTKGEAGTGNVSEAVKHMKIINSEIRSLISMSEEDRMKKAREYQVPYQIVELTVKLGRLPVVNFAAGGIATPADAALMMWLGADGIFVGSGIFKSQDPDVRAKAIVLATANWEDPEIVLEAQKMISESKSMMGIDIKSLKPEELLQVRGQ; this is translated from the coding sequence ATGAGACTATACGAAATCTCGTTTTATGAGGTAGAACAATTCTTTTATAAGTTAGCTGAACTAAGAGACATAATCAAGGATCAAGGTTTACTGACATTTCTACCAGAAAAGCAAAGTTATGACATAATACAAGGTTCTGCTATGGTAAAGCATGCATTTCCAATATTTCAAAAGGGGGGTGTCGTTATGGATGTGACTAATGTAACTCAAGCTGAAATTGCTGAGGATGCTGGCGCTACTGCAGTGATGGTATTAGATAAACTACCTTATGATGTTAGGAAAAGTGGTGGAGTTGCAAGAATGGCAGACCCTAAGATTATTGAAGAAGTTATGAACTCAATAACAATTCCAGTAATGGCAAAGGTAAGAATAGGTCACTATTACGAAGCGAAAGTATTAGAAGCATTAGGAGTTGATATGATTGATGAAAGTGAAGTATTAACACCAGCGGATGAAGAACATCATATAAATAAATGGGAATTTAAAGTTCCTTTTGTTAATGGAGCCAGAAATTTGGGTGAAGCATTAAGAAGGATTACAGAAGGTGCATCTATGATAAGAACAAAGGGAGAAGCTGGTACTGGAAACGTAAGTGAAGCAGTAAAACACATGAAGATAATTAATAGTGAAATAAGATCTTTAATTTCAATGTCAGAAGAAGACAGAATGAAAAAAGCTAGAGAATATCAAGTTCCATATCAAATTGTGGAATTAACAGTCAAATTGGGCAGGCTTCCTGTAGTAAACTTTGCTGCTGGTGGAATTGCAACCCCAGCAGATGCTGCTTTGATGATGTGGTTAGGAGCTGACGGTATATTTGTTGGTTCTGGTATATTTAAGAGCCAAGACCCAGATGTAAGGGCTAAAGCAATAGTGTTAGCTACTGCAAATTGGGAAGACCCAGAAATAGTTTTAGAGGCTCAGAAAATGATAAGTGAAAGTAAAAGTATGATGGGAATTGATATAAAGTCCCTAAAACCAGAAGAATTATTACAAGTGAGAGGGCAATGA
- the hjc gene encoding Holliday junction resolvase Hjc, translating into MNSNKARGSSVERYIVSRLRDKGFAVIRAPASGSKRKDHVPDIVALKAGVIILIEVKSRKNGSKIYIEKEQAEGIKDFAKKSGGELFLGIKLSKMLRFVKFEMLRQTEGGNYAIDLEIAEKGMDLDDLVRYVESKISKTLDSFL; encoded by the coding sequence GTGAATAGTAATAAAGCTAGAGGCTCATCAGTTGAAAGATATATAGTTTCTAGATTGAGAGATAAAGGTTTTGCAGTAATAAGAGCTCCAGCAAGTGGTTCAAAGAGAAAAGATCACGTACCAGATATTGTTGCATTAAAAGCTGGAGTTATTATTCTAATAGAAGTAAAAAGTAGGAAAAATGGTTCCAAAATTTATATTGAAAAAGAACAAGCAGAAGGAATAAAGGATTTTGCAAAGAAAAGTGGAGGAGAGCTTTTTCTTGGCATCAAATTATCAAAAATGCTCAGATTTGTTAAGTTTGAAATGCTAAGACAGACAGAAGGAGGAAATTATGCAATTGATTTAGAAATAGCAGAAAAAGGAATGGATTTAGATGATCTTGTACGTTATGTTGAAAGTAAAATAAGCAAAACTTTAGATTCTTTCTTATGA
- a CDS encoding magnesium-dependent phosphatase-1, producing the protein MIKIVVFDADKTLWDHYNISIFKKPYKLINENSIEDSEGNKLTLFPEVRETLKNIKDMGLLLGLATWNLPEKTDEILSLLGLKEYFDIIVSKDFPFKFIFLIEIINKIREKGISIKPDEIMFIDDRRVHFGNTWLYLGNVKCVEIWSDIFHHKQILEKIKSF; encoded by the coding sequence ATGATAAAAATAGTAGTCTTTGATGCTGATAAAACTCTATGGGATCACTATAATATTTCTATCTTTAAAAAACCATATAAATTAATAAATGAAAATTCAATTGAAGATTCAGAAGGAAATAAACTAACTCTATTTCCGGAAGTTAGAGAAACATTAAAAAACATTAAGGACATGGGATTACTCTTAGGTTTAGCCACATGGAATTTGCCAGAGAAAACTGATGAGATCCTTTCGTTACTTGGATTAAAGGAGTATTTTGATATAATCGTTTCAAAAGATTTTCCTTTCAAGTTTATTTTTCTAATAGAAATTATAAATAAAATAAGAGAAAAAGGAATATCAATAAAACCAGATGAAATAATGTTTATAGATGATAGAAGAGTGCATTTTGGAAATACTTGGTTATACTTAGGAAACGTGAAATGCGTAGAGATCTGGTCAGATATATTTCATCATAAACAGATACTTGAAAAAATAAAAAGTTTTTAA
- a CDS encoding UbiA family prenyltransferase — MSVKAYFELVRIHNVIGSAISAFMGFVVASEWKILPLKMFIAMIVVAIIAAGGYVINDVYDVNIDKINKPYRPLPSGRVKISTAKSLTIVFFALGVILSLLLNIYAVIVAFLTIMALYYYAKNLKKEGLLGNFIVAITSALSAFYGGLAYFEGNWLVRTLIPTLYILFFTLSREFIKGIEDVKGDMANGVKTLAVRIGVDKTWNISKAILLALFITSPLPYFFGFNLIYLIGILILDIIIILVLLQKHTIESASKARAYMKVYALGTLILFAIGSLHI, encoded by the coding sequence ATGTCAGTAAAAGCTTATTTTGAACTTGTTAGGATACATAACGTTATAGGCTCTGCTATATCAGCATTTATGGGATTTGTAGTAGCATCTGAATGGAAAATTTTACCATTAAAAATGTTTATAGCAATGATAGTTGTTGCAATAATAGCAGCTGGCGGGTACGTAATAAATGATGTTTATGATGTTAACATTGACAAAATAAATAAACCTTATAGACCCTTGCCTTCTGGAAGAGTAAAAATTTCAACAGCAAAGAGTTTAACTATCGTGTTTTTCGCTTTAGGCGTAATCTTATCTCTCCTACTTAACATATATGCAGTTATCGTAGCTTTTCTAACTATTATGGCTCTTTACTATTATGCTAAAAACTTAAAGAAGGAAGGCTTGTTGGGTAACTTTATCGTAGCAATAACGTCAGCTTTGTCAGCTTTTTATGGAGGTTTAGCTTATTTTGAAGGAAATTGGCTCGTTAGAACTTTAATTCCTACTTTGTATATTTTGTTTTTTACTCTTTCTAGAGAGTTTATTAAAGGAATAGAAGATGTGAAGGGTGATATGGCTAATGGTGTAAAGACTCTTGCTGTAAGAATAGGTGTGGATAAAACCTGGAATATTTCTAAGGCCATTTTATTAGCGTTATTTATAACCTCTCCTTTGCCTTATTTCTTTGGATTTAATTTAATTTATCTGATTGGAATTCTTATATTAGATATTATAATAATTTTAGTTCTGTTGCAAAAACATACAATAGAGAGTGCATCAAAAGCTAGAGCTTACATGAAGGTATATGCTCTAGGCACACTAATACTGTTTGCAATTGGCTCTCTACACATTTGA
- a CDS encoding acetolactate synthase large subunit: protein MPTGARITIDALKREGVKVIFGIPRLSNMQLYDAFLEDLQNGELRHVLMRHEQAAAHAADGYARASGVPGVCTATSGPGATNLVTGLITAYWDSSPVIAITGQVPRGSIGKMAFQEADAMGVFEHITKYVVEIKKLEEIPIWIKNAFYIATTGRPGPVVVDIPRDIFYEKVEEVKWPEKPMVKGYKELPTIIDRQKLKKAAEILVNAERPIILVGTGVVWSNATQEVLELAEYLHVPIISTFPGKSAIPHDHPLYFGPMGYYGRAEASMAALESDAMLVIGARFSDRTFTSYDEMIETRKKFIMINIDPSDGERAIKVDVNLIGNAKILLRELMKAIYEVGKKNDHSAWIKRVKEYKEYYSQFYYYDEPNKLKPWKILKTIRNTIPRDAIVTTGVGQHQMWAEVFWEVLEPRTFLSSTGMGTMGFGLPAAMGAKLAKPDKVVVDLDGDGSFLMTGNNLATAVDEHIPIISVVFDNRTLGLVRQVQDLFFGNRIVGVDYGPSPDFVKLAEAFGALGFNATSYEEIEKSLKTAMKENIPAVIRIPVDKEELALPTLPPGGRLKQVIVRDPRKGS, encoded by the coding sequence ATGCCGACTGGGGCTAGAATAACTATTGATGCTCTAAAAAGAGAAGGAGTAAAAGTTATCTTTGGTATACCAAGATTATCGAATATGCAATTATACGATGCGTTCCTTGAAGATTTGCAAAACGGAGAATTAAGACATGTACTAATGAGACATGAACAAGCTGCAGCTCATGCAGCTGATGGTTATGCTAGAGCATCTGGTGTGCCTGGAGTATGTACAGCCACCTCTGGGCCTGGAGCAACTAACTTAGTAACCGGATTAATTACGGCATATTGGGACTCCTCACCAGTTATTGCAATCACTGGACAAGTGCCTAGAGGATCTATAGGAAAAATGGCATTCCAAGAAGCAGATGCAATGGGAGTGTTTGAACATATAACTAAATATGTTGTAGAGATAAAGAAACTAGAAGAAATACCTATATGGATAAAAAATGCGTTCTATATAGCGACAACTGGAAGACCTGGGCCAGTAGTAGTTGATATTCCTAGAGATATATTCTATGAAAAAGTAGAAGAAGTTAAATGGCCCGAGAAACCAATGGTCAAAGGCTATAAAGAACTTCCCACAATAATTGATAGACAAAAGCTAAAGAAAGCGGCTGAAATATTAGTAAACGCTGAAAGACCAATAATTTTAGTAGGTACAGGAGTAGTATGGTCAAATGCAACCCAAGAAGTATTAGAATTAGCTGAATATCTACACGTCCCAATTATATCAACATTCCCAGGTAAGTCAGCAATACCACATGATCATCCACTATATTTCGGACCTATGGGATACTATGGTAGAGCAGAAGCCTCCATGGCAGCTTTAGAATCCGATGCGATGTTAGTAATAGGAGCAAGATTTAGTGACAGAACATTTACATCATATGATGAAATGATTGAAACAAGAAAGAAATTCATAATGATTAATATAGACCCCTCAGATGGAGAAAGAGCAATTAAAGTTGATGTTAACCTAATTGGTAACGCTAAAATACTATTAAGAGAATTAATGAAAGCAATATACGAAGTTGGTAAAAAGAATGATCATAGTGCTTGGATAAAGAGAGTAAAAGAATATAAAGAATATTATTCTCAGTTCTATTACTATGATGAACCAAATAAATTAAAGCCATGGAAGATATTAAAGACTATAAGAAATACTATTCCTAGAGACGCTATTGTAACAACTGGTGTAGGACAACATCAAATGTGGGCTGAAGTTTTCTGGGAAGTATTAGAACCTAGAACATTCCTATCCTCAACCGGAATGGGAACTATGGGATTTGGTTTGCCAGCTGCTATGGGAGCTAAACTTGCTAAGCCAGATAAAGTTGTAGTAGATTTAGATGGTGATGGTTCGTTCCTTATGACTGGTAATAATCTGGCAACAGCTGTTGATGAACATATCCCAATAATTTCAGTAGTATTTGATAATAGAACGTTAGGACTAGTTAGACAAGTACAAGACCTATTCTTCGGGAATAGAATAGTTGGAGTAGATTACGGACCTTCACCAGACTTCGTTAAACTAGCTGAAGCGTTTGGTGCATTAGGCTTTAATGCAACTTCCTATGAAGAAATCGAAAAATCTCTAAAAACTGCAATGAAGGAAAATATTCCAGCTGTTATAAGAATACCAGTAGACAAGGAAGAATTAGCTTTACCAACTTTACCACCAGGAGGAAGATTAAAACAGGTGATTGTACGTGACCCAAGAAAAGGTAGTTAG
- the proS gene encoding proline--tRNA ligase: MKLSREKWEKNFSEWLDWVLKEAEIYDYGRYPVKGMGVWMPYGFKIRQNMLELIRKLLDSTGHEEVLFPLLIPEDLLKRESEHIRGFENEVYWVTKGGSEDLDVKLALRPTSETSITFMESLWIKSYKQLPKKYYQVVSVFRYETKATRPLIRLREVTSFKEAHTLHETYEDAAKQVEEAIGIYKKFFDELGIPYMLSKRPDWDKFAGAEYTIAFDTIMPDSRVLQIGTVHHLGQHFTKAFDFKIQRKDGSLDYPHQTSYGISDRVVAVLIAINGDDHGPIIHPSIAPIKVVIIPIPAKDEQIAQKVINYAREIAELLKSHDITVIIDDDMETTPGEKFYIWELKGVPLRIEIGPREMNNNTVFIKRRDTLEGKSVPKEKVVEEVRNLLDIMKKDLRERAYQFMRERIRYTEDLNEAKKILDEKAGVVEVPWCGENSCGLRLEEVTNARVLGIPLDENKDISNSKCIVCKKPAMSMLRLAKTY; this comes from the coding sequence ATGAAGCTTTCAAGAGAAAAGTGGGAGAAGAACTTCAGTGAATGGTTAGATTGGGTACTAAAGGAAGCTGAAATTTATGATTATGGAAGATATCCGGTAAAGGGTATGGGAGTATGGATGCCATATGGATTTAAAATAAGGCAAAACATGCTAGAACTTATAAGAAAATTATTAGATTCTACTGGCCATGAGGAAGTTTTATTTCCTTTACTTATACCAGAAGATTTGCTAAAGAGAGAAAGTGAGCATATTAGAGGATTTGAAAATGAAGTATATTGGGTTACTAAGGGTGGCTCTGAAGATCTAGACGTAAAATTAGCTTTAAGACCTACTAGTGAAACCTCTATAACATTTATGGAAAGTTTATGGATAAAAAGTTATAAACAACTACCTAAAAAATACTATCAAGTTGTTAGTGTATTTAGATACGAAACTAAAGCCACAAGACCCTTAATTAGATTAAGAGAAGTCACTTCATTTAAGGAGGCTCATACTCTTCATGAAACCTATGAGGATGCTGCAAAACAAGTTGAAGAAGCAATAGGAATATATAAGAAATTCTTTGATGAATTAGGAATACCGTACATGTTATCTAAAAGGCCAGATTGGGACAAGTTCGCCGGTGCTGAATACACTATAGCGTTTGATACTATTATGCCAGATTCAAGAGTATTACAAATAGGTACTGTTCATCATCTAGGTCAGCATTTTACAAAAGCTTTTGATTTTAAAATACAACGGAAAGATGGAAGTTTAGACTATCCTCATCAAACTAGCTATGGTATCTCGGATAGGGTTGTTGCTGTTTTGATTGCAATTAATGGTGATGATCATGGTCCAATTATTCATCCTTCTATTGCTCCAATAAAAGTAGTAATTATACCTATTCCTGCAAAGGACGAGCAAATTGCACAAAAAGTTATTAATTATGCTAGAGAAATTGCTGAGTTATTAAAGAGCCATGATATTACAGTAATTATTGATGACGATATGGAGACAACTCCGGGTGAGAAGTTTTACATATGGGAATTGAAAGGGGTTCCATTAAGAATTGAAATAGGACCAAGGGAGATGAATAATAACACTGTATTTATAAAAAGAAGGGATACTTTAGAAGGAAAATCAGTACCTAAGGAAAAAGTAGTTGAAGAAGTTAGGAACTTATTAGACATCATGAAGAAGGATCTCAGAGAGAGAGCTTATCAATTTATGAGAGAGAGAATTAGGTATACTGAGGATCTGAATGAGGCAAAGAAGATATTAGATGAAAAAGCTGGTGTGGTTGAAGTTCCTTGGTGTGGAGAAAATAGTTGTGGGTTAAGACTCGAAGAAGTAACTAATGCTAGAGTGTTAGGTATACCATTAGATGAAAATAAAGATATTAGTAATAGCAAATGTATTGTATGTAAAAAACCAGCAATGTCAATGCTTAGGCTAGCAAAAACTTATTAA
- the pdxT gene encoding pyridoxal 5'-phosphate synthase glutaminase subunit PdxT: MRIGIIAYQGSFEEHALQTKRALDNLKIQGEIVAVKKPKDLQDVDGIIIPGGESTTIGIVAQKLGLLDELKEKINSGLPTLGTCAGAIMLAKDVSDAKVGKKSQPLIGLMDISVIRNYYGRQRESFEATVDLSEIGGGKARVVFIRAPAIIKTWGDTKAITKLNDVITMAVENNMIATTFHPELSSTTAVHEFFLKIVKK, encoded by the coding sequence ATGAGAATAGGTATAATTGCTTATCAAGGAAGTTTTGAAGAACATGCACTACAAACCAAAAGAGCTCTTGATAATCTTAAGATTCAGGGTGAAATAGTAGCTGTGAAGAAGCCTAAAGATTTACAAGATGTCGATGGCATTATCATACCAGGCGGAGAAAGTACAACTATTGGAATTGTCGCACAAAAATTAGGGTTACTTGATGAACTTAAGGAGAAAATTAATTCTGGTTTGCCAACTTTAGGTACTTGTGCTGGAGCAATAATGTTAGCAAAAGATGTTTCGGACGCAAAAGTTGGTAAAAAATCTCAACCGTTAATAGGCTTAATGGATATCTCTGTTATAAGGAACTATTATGGTAGGCAAAGAGAAAGCTTTGAGGCAACTGTAGATTTGAGCGAAATAGGAGGAGGGAAAGCAAGAGTTGTTTTCATAAGAGCACCTGCAATTATAAAAACTTGGGGAGATACAAAAGCTATAACTAAACTTAATGATGTTATTACTATGGCAGTAGAGAATAACATGATTGCTACTACTTTTCATCCTGAATTATCATCTACTACGGCTGTCCATGAGTTCTTCCTTAAGATAGTAAAGAAATAG
- the ilvC gene encoding ketol-acid reductoisomerase, whose product MAKVYTDKDASLDPIKDKTIAVLGYGSQGRAWALNLRDSGLKVLVGLEREGNSWKVAENDGFRPLYTEDAVKNADIVIFLVPDMVQRYVYRERVQPYLRDSMDLVFAHGFNIHYRLIEPPKTVDVYMIAPKGPGPIVREYFVKGGGVPALVAVHQNYSGKAFEKALAIAKALGATRAGVIETTFKEETETDLFGEQVDLVGGITQLMRTAFQVLVEAGYQPEIAYYETINEMKMIVDLIYEKGFTGMLKAVSETAKYGGFTAGKYVINEDVKKRMKEVLERIRSGKFAEEWIEEYNKGAPTLVNGLKEVENSLEEQVGRQIREISLRGKPKS is encoded by the coding sequence GTGGCAAAAGTGTATACTGATAAAGATGCAAGTCTAGATCCAATAAAAGATAAAACAATAGCTGTACTAGGTTATGGAAGTCAAGGTAGGGCATGGGCATTAAACCTAAGAGATTCTGGGCTTAAAGTCTTAGTAGGATTAGAAAGAGAAGGAAATTCATGGAAAGTAGCAGAAAATGACGGATTTAGGCCATTATATACTGAAGATGCTGTAAAAAATGCCGATATAGTCATTTTTCTAGTTCCAGATATGGTACAAAGGTACGTTTACAGGGAAAGGGTCCAACCATATTTAAGAGATAGTATGGATCTCGTTTTCGCTCACGGATTTAATATACATTATAGACTAATTGAACCACCAAAAACTGTAGATGTATACATGATCGCTCCTAAAGGTCCTGGACCGATAGTTAGAGAATACTTTGTAAAAGGTGGAGGAGTACCTGCATTAGTCGCAGTACATCAAAATTATTCTGGCAAAGCTTTTGAAAAAGCACTAGCAATTGCTAAAGCTCTTGGAGCTACTAGAGCTGGAGTTATTGAGACTACATTTAAGGAAGAGACTGAAACAGATCTATTTGGAGAACAAGTTGATTTAGTTGGAGGAATTACACAATTAATGAGAACAGCATTCCAAGTATTAGTTGAAGCTGGTTATCAACCTGAAATAGCATATTATGAAACTATAAACGAAATGAAGATGATAGTTGATTTAATTTATGAAAAAGGATTTACTGGAATGCTAAAGGCTGTTTCCGAAACAGCAAAATATGGTGGGTTTACTGCAGGTAAATATGTAATAAATGAGGATGTTAAAAAGAGAATGAAAGAGGTTTTGGAAAGGATAAGAAGCGGAAAGTTTGCTGAAGAATGGATTGAAGAATACAATAAAGGTGCACCTACATTAGTTAATGGCTTAAAAGAAGTTGAAAATAGTTTAGAGGAACAAGTTGGTAGACAAATTAGAGAGATTTCACTTAGAGGAAAACCTAAATCCTAA
- a CDS encoding GTPase, with amino-acid sequence MIREVLRFIIKSNLVIEVIDAREPDLTRSKMIEKFALNRNKKVLIVLNKADLVPRDILEGWKKIFEREGFPTVYISATMHLGTKILRDKIKEVLRGNEGTVIFVGYPKTGKSSIINALKGSHSASTSKIPMAHGYTKAIQKFKIDSKIYAWDSPGIIPPDGNELEKVIRGVNVDKLEDSVKAAIMLFERIRKYNPNAISETYGIEFNTPYEFFEKLALRRGWIYKSTKEPNIDEAAKAFIRDYHKGKIIYYVPPLSMIDDKNSSL; translated from the coding sequence ATGATTAGGGAAGTACTCAGATTTATCATAAAATCGAACTTAGTAATTGAGGTAATTGATGCAAGGGAACCAGATTTAACTAGATCAAAAATGATAGAAAAATTTGCTTTAAACAGAAATAAAAAGGTATTAATTGTATTAAATAAAGCCGATTTAGTTCCAAGAGACATATTAGAAGGATGGAAAAAAATATTTGAAAGAGAAGGATTTCCAACCGTTTACATTTCAGCAACTATGCATTTAGGAACTAAGATATTACGTGATAAGATAAAAGAAGTACTTAGAGGAAATGAAGGAACAGTAATTTTTGTAGGCTACCCAAAAACTGGAAAATCTTCAATTATCAACGCATTAAAAGGAAGTCATTCAGCTTCAACATCTAAAATACCTATGGCACATGGGTATACAAAAGCTATTCAGAAATTCAAAATTGATTCTAAAATTTATGCTTGGGATTCCCCTGGCATAATACCACCAGATGGAAATGAACTTGAAAAAGTCATTAGAGGAGTAAACGTAGATAAACTAGAAGATTCAGTAAAAGCAGCAATAATGCTTTTTGAAAGGATAAGGAAATATAATCCTAATGCTATTTCGGAGACATATGGTATAGAATTCAACACACCTTATGAGTTCTTTGAAAAATTAGCCTTAAGAAGAGGATGGATTTATAAATCTACTAAAGAGCCTAATATAGATGAGGCTGCAAAAGCGTTTATAAGAGATTACCATAAGGGCAAAATTATTTATTATGTCCCTCCTTTATCTATGATTGATGATAAAAATAGTAGTCTTTGA